One Vitis vinifera cultivar Pinot Noir 40024 chromosome 8, ASM3070453v1 genomic window carries:
- the LOC100264097 gene encoding disease resistance protein RGA2, whose protein sequence is MGGAGGSKIVVTTRKNSVASIMGNFPTHELKGLSHDDCLSLFVKCAFTDGQIKHYPNLVKLGDEIVKRCGGVPLAVRALGGFLFRKVDEHVWVSVRDNEIWKSKEDRILPVLKFSYDELPSYLKQCFAFCSLFPKDFEFNNRELIQFWLAHGLIQPSSQNQDLEDIGNEYITELCSISFFQDVQDCKFCVYFKMHDLVHDLAKSVAQFEQHTLDAIEKINSNEVQHVLLSGDDPEEVLTLLQKITKLRTILFRNGGATSLSFVTTCASKFKYMRYLDLSDSSFEVLPSSIGNMKHLRYLSLLRNKRIKKLPASICKLYHLQTLILAECSELEELPRDMGNLINLMFLSITTKQRALSGTENGLECLISLRSLLIYACNNLEFIFEGMQNLTALRTLVIVGCPSLVSLPTSVKHLPALENLVFGDCERLNLMDGDGDSEDDIQGSSSRLCTFIIGALPQLEALPQWLVQGPTTSNLHCLGINGCHNFKGLPESLENLTSLQELRIGDCPQLSTLTEGMHRLTTLKVLSIDDCPELSKRCMPKIGEDWHRIAHVPEINIDGESIKWTTNN, encoded by the coding sequence ATGGGTGGTGCCGGTGGAAGTAAAATTGTGGTGACTACGCGCAAAAATTCAGTGGCTTCAATCATGGGTAATTTTCCCACACACGAATTAAAGGGTCTTTCCCACGATGATTGTTTGTCTTTGTTTGTCAAATGTGCATTTACAGATGGGCAAATTAAGCATTACCCGAACCTTGTAAAACTTGGGGATGAGATTGTTAAGAGATGTGGAGGGGTTCCTCTTGCAGTAAGAGCTTTAGGGGGCTTCCTTTTTCGAAAGGTGGATGAACATGTTTGGGTATCGGTGAGAGATAATGAAATATGGAAATCAAAAGAAGATAGAATTTTGCCTGTATTGAAATTTAGCTATGATGAGCTTCCATCTTACTTGAAACAATGTTTTGCCTTTTGTTCACTGTTTCCAAAAGATTTTGAGTTCAACAACAGGGAGTTGATTCAATTTTGGTTGGCACATGGTCTCATTCAGCCATCAAGTCAAAACCAAGACTTGGAAGATATTGGTAATGAATATATTACTGAATTGTGCTCCATATCTTTCTTTCAAGATGTGCAAGATTGTAAATTTTGTGTTTACTTTAAAATGCATGATCTGGTGCATGATCTTGCAAAGTCTGTAGCACAATTTGAACAGCACACTCTAGATGCTATAGAAAAAATCAATTCCAACGAGGTTCAACATGTTTTGCTTTCTGGCGATGATCCAGAAGAAGTTCTAACACTTCTCCAGAAAATAACCAAGCTTCGAACCATTTTGTTTAGAAATGGAGGGGCCACTAGTCTGTCATTTGTGACTACTTGCGCTTCCAAATTCAAATACATGCGATATTTGGATTTAAGTGACTCTAGTTTTGAGGTGTTGCCAAGTTCCATTGGTAACATGAAACACTTGAGATATTTGAGCCTCTTACGGAATAAGAGGATCAAGAAACTCCCAGCTTCCATCTGCAAGTTGTATCATTTGCAGACATTGATACTTGCTGAATGTTCGGAACTTGAAGAATTGCCAAGAGATATGGGGAACTTGATCAATCTGATGTTCTTGTCGATAACCACAAAGCAAAGAGCTTTGTCGGGGACAGAGAATGGGTTGGAATGCTTAATTTCTCTTCGTTCTTTATTGATTTACGCATGTAACAATCTGGAATTCATTTTTGAAGGGATGCAAAACCTCACTGCCCTTAGAACATTGGTGATTGTAGGGTGTCCAAGTCTGGTGTCTTTGCCAACAAGTGTAAAACACCTGCCTGCATTAGAGAACCTGGTATTTGGGGATTGTGAAAGGCTGAATTTGATGGATGGGGATGGGGATAGTGAAGACGATATTCAAGGCTCTAGTAGTAGACTCTGTACCTTTATCATTGGTGCTTTACCACAATTGGAGGCTTTGCCCCAATGGCTCGTCCAAGGACCTACTACTAGCAACCTGCACTGCTTGGGTATCAATGGATGTCACAACTTCAAAGGATTGCCAGAGTCACTGGAGAATCTCACATCACTCCAGGAACTTCGTATTGGTGATTGCCCTCAACTTTCAACTCTGACAGAAGGGATGCATCGCCTCACTACACTAAAAGTTCTTAGCATTGATGATTGTCCTGAGTTGAGTAAAAGATGCATGCCAAAAATAGGAGAGGATTGGCACAGGATTGCTCATGTCCCAGAGATAAATATTGATGGGGAATCTATTAAATGGACAACCAATAATTAG
- the LOC100258928 gene encoding leucine-rich repeat receptor-like tyrosine-protein kinase PXC3: MMAFVCLLSLVLMGSLSISQVVDAQLHDQATLLAINKELGVPGWDVNNSDYCSWRGIGCAADELIVERLDLSHRGLRGNLTLISGLKSLKSLDLSDNNFHGSIPSIFGNLSELVFLDLSWNKFGNSIPIELGSLRNLRSLNLSNNLLIGEIPDELQSLEKLQEFQISGNKFNGSIPIWVGNLTNLRVFTAYENELAGKIPDNLGSHSELQLLNLHSNQLEGAIPDTIFASGKLEVLVLTQNELTGNLPELVGKCKGLSNIRIGNNNLIGNIPRSIGNVSSLTYFEADNNNLSGEIVPEFAQCSNLTLLNLASNGFTGMIPPGLGQLTNLQELIVSGNSLFGDIPESILRCKNLNKLDLSNNRFNGTIPGDLCNTSRLQYLLLSQNSIRGEIPHEIGNCVKLLELQMGSNYLTGSIPPEIGHIKNLQIALNLSFNHLHGLLPLELGKLDKLVSLDLSNNQLSGNIPSALKGMLSLIEVNFSNNLFTGPVPTFVPFQKSPNSSFLGNKGLCGEPLSSSCGTNGSDHESYHHKVSYRIILAVIGSGLAVFVSVTVVVLLFMMRERQEKAAKAGGVADDGINNRAVIIAGNVFVDNLRQAIDFDAVVKATLKDSNKLNSGTFSTVYKAVMPSGLILSVKSLRSMDRTIIHHQNKMIRELERLSKLCHDNLMRPIGFVIYEDVALLLHNYLPNGTLAQFLHDPTKISEYEPDWPTRLNIATGVAEGLAFLHHVAIIHLDISSGNILLDADFKPLVGEIEISKLLDPSKGTASISAVAGSFGYIPPEYAYTMQVTAPGNVYSYGVVLLEILTTRLPVDEAFGEGIDLVKWVHTAPARGETPEQILDARLSTVSFAWRKEMLSALKVALLCTDNTPAKRPKMKKVVEMLQEIKQN, translated from the exons ATGATGGCATTTGTATGCCTGTTGTCTCTTGTGCTAATGGGGTCTCTGTCAATTTCACAAGTTGTGGATGCTCAGCTTCATGATCAAGCCACATTGTTAGCAATTAACAAAGAGCTTGGAGTACCTGGGTGGGATGTCAACAACTCAGACTACTGCTCTTGGCGAGGCATTGGTTGTGCAGCGGACGAGTTGATTGTGGAGAGGCTTGATCTTTCTCACCGTGGCCTCCGAGGTAACTTGACTCTCATTTCTGGGCTCAAATCTCTGAAGTCGCTTGACCTTTCTGATAATAATTTCCATGGATCAATTCCTTCAATTTTTGGGAATTTATCCGAGCTTGTGTTTCTGGATTTATCTTGGAATAAGTTTGGCAACTCAATTCCTATAGAGTTGGGTAGCCTCAGGAACCTTAGATCATTGAACCTTTCCAATAACTTGCTCATAGGAGAAATACCTGACGAACTTCAGAGCCTAGAAAAACTGCAGGAGTTTCAAATATCTGGCAATAAATTCAATGGTTCTATCCCAATTTGGGTGGGGAACTTGACCAATCTGAGAGTTTTCACAGCCTATGAGAATGAATTAGCTGGTAAAATTCCAGATAATCTGGGGTCCCATTCAGAACTTCAGCTGTTGAACCTTCACTCCAACCAGCTTGAAGGGGCGATACCAGATACCATTTTTGCTTCAGGGAAGCTGGAAGTTTTGGTTCTGACACAGAATGAATTAACTGGCAATCTACCTGAATTGGTTGGGAAATGCAAGGGTCTTTCAAATATCCGGATTGGTAATAACAATCTTATAGGAAACATTCCAAGGTCAATTGGCAATGTTAGCAGCCTTACTTACTTTGAAGCAGATAATAACAATCTCTCTGGTGAGATTGTCCCAGAGTTTGCTCAGTGCTCTAATCTCACTCTCTTGAATTTAGCCTCAAATGGGTTCACAGGAATGATCCCTCCAGGACTTGGGCAGCTCACAAATTTGCAGGAACTGATTGTCTCCGGTAACAGTCTGTTTGGAGATATTCCGGAATCAATTCTTAGGTGCAAGAATCTGAACAAGCTTGACCTGAGCAATAACAGATTCAATGGCACAATTCCTGGAGATCTCTGCAACACATCGAGACTGCAGTATCTGCTGTTGAGTCAGAATTCAATAAGAGGGGAGATACCTCATGAGATTGGGAATTGTGTAAAACTGCTTGAATTGCAAATGGGCAGTAACTATCTAACTGGAAGTATCCCTCCTGAGATTGGTCACATCAAGAACTTACAGATAGCCTTGAATTTGAGCTTCAATCATCTCCATGGACTGTTGCCCCTTGAATTAGGGAAGCTTGACAAGTTGGTTTCTTTGGATCTATCTAATAATCAGCTCTCTGGGAATATTCCATCTGCACTGAAGGGTATGCTGAGTTTGATAGAGGTTAATTTCTCGAATAATTTATTCACTGGCCCAGTTCCCACCTTTGTACCATTTCAAAAGAGCCCGAATTCCAGCTTTTTGGGGAATAAAGGGCTATGTGGTGAGCCATTGAGTTCTTCCTGTGGGACTAATGGTTCTGATCACGAGAGCTACCATCACAAGGTTTCTTACAGGATTATTTTAGCCGTTATTGGTTCTGGCTTGGCTGTTTTTGTATCAGTGACGGTAGTTGTTTTGCTGTTCATGATGAGGGAGAGACAAGAAAAAGCTGCCAAAGCAGGAGGTGTTGCAGATGATGGAATTAACAACCGGGCAGTGATAATAGCTGGGAATGTGTTTGTTGATAATCTCAGACAGGCAATAGACTTTGATGCTGTGGTTAAGGCTACActaaaggattcaaataagctTAACAGCGGGACTTTTAGCACTGTCTACAAGGCAGTTATGCCTTCTGGGCTGATTCTATCAGTGAAGAGTCTGAGATCAATGGATCGAACCATCATTCATCACCAGAACAAGATGATTAGAGAGCTTGAAAGGCTGAGCAAACTCTGTCATGATAACCTAATGAGACCTATTGGATTTGTAATCTATGAAGATGTTGCTCTCTTGTTACATAATTACTTACCCAATGGGACATTAGCTCAGTTTCTTCATGATCCAACAAAGATATCAGAATATGAACCTGACTGGCCTACAAGACTCAACATTGCTACTGGAGTAGCAGAAGGGTTGGCTTTCCTTCATCATGTGGCAATTATTCATCTTGACATCTCTTCGGGAAACATACTTCTAGATGCTGATTTCAAGCCTTTGGTGGGAGAGATTGAGATATCAAAACTCCTAGATCCATCCAAAGGCACTGCAAGTATCAGTGCAGTTGCAGGTTCATTTGGTTACATTCCTCCAG AATATGCATATACTATGCAAGTTACAGCACCTGGAAACGTATATAGCTATGGGGTTGTTCTGCTTGAGATCCTTACTACCCGACTACCGGTTGATGAGGCTTTTGGTGAAGGAATAGATTTGGTGAAGTGGGTTCACACTGCTCCAGCAAGAGGGGAAACACCAGAGCAGATACTGGATGCAAGGCTTAGCACGGTCTCATTCGCTTGGAGGAAAGAAATGCTTTCTGCCCTTAAGGTTGCCTTACTCTGTACCGACAACACTCCTGCCAAACGGCCTAAAATGAAAAAGGTGGTGGAAATGCTCCAAGAAATAAAGCAAAACTGA
- the LOC132254152 gene encoding putative disease resistance protein RGA4 gives MLRSSNPKSASSVIGFESSIMLFTRLKMCLMNLSTEALRRKVAKGGSIGKQVHSFLSTSNPLAFRFKMGHKMKNLRESLDKIAADKSKFNLTERVVVVDGAHVVHRKREMAHSYVDASNIIGRDQDKENIVSILMQSSSDEQENVSVIPIIGIGGLGKTTLAKLVYNDERVVAHFDKRMWACVSDENFEIEKLTKKILMSATRGSAAESSMDLFQNDRSSLADLSMDELQTHLRNA, from the coding sequence ATGCTGAGGAGCAGCAATCCAAAATCCGCCAGCTCAGTGATTGGCTTCGAAAGCTCAATAATGCTCTTTACGAGGCTAAAGATGTGCTTGATGAATTTGAGTACCGAGGCTTTACGGCGGAAAGTTGCAAAAGGTGGGAGCATCGGAAAACAGGTACACAGTTTCCTTTCAACTTCAAATCCACTTGCATTTCGCTTCAAAATGGGTCACAAAATGAAGAACCTGAGAGAGAGTTTGGATAAGATTGCAGCTGATAAGTCTAAATTTAATCTCACTGAGAGAGTGGTTGTTGTGGATGGTGCGCATGTGGTGCATAGGAAGAGGGAGATGGCCCACTCCTACGTGGATGCTTCCAATATTATTGGAAGAGACCAGGACAAAGAAAATATTGTCAGCATTTTGATGCAATCAAGTAGTGATGAGCAGGAGAATGTTTCTGTTATTCCCATCATTGGGATTGGCGGCCTGGGAAAGACAACTCTTGCTAAATTGGTGTACAATGATGAAAGGGTAGTTGCACATTTTGATAAAAGAATGTGGGCTTGTGTGTCTGatgagaattttgaaattgagaaGCTAACAAAGAAGATTCTTATGTCTGCAACCAGGGGAAGCGCTGCTGAATCGTCTATGGATCTATTTCAAAATGACAGATCTTCACTTGCTGACTTATCCATGGATGAATTGCAAACTCATCTAAGAAATGCATGA